A window of the Synchiropus splendidus isolate RoL2022-P1 chromosome 6, RoL_Sspl_1.0, whole genome shotgun sequence genome harbors these coding sequences:
- the slc25a26 gene encoding S-adenosylmethionine mitochondrial carrier protein, producing MERREFVASLMGGGCAGMCVDLTLFPLDTIKTRLQSQQGFYKAGGFRGIYAGVPSAAVGAFPNAAAFFVTYESVKSLCGANGGAALHVAPAAHMLAASMGEIVACLIRVPTEVVKQRTQATPASSSYSMLLATLKAEGVRGLYRGYGSTVLREIPFSLVQFPLWEYFKSLWSQREGHTLHSWQSAVCGAFAGAIAAFVTTPLDVAKTRIMLAKAGSSTASGKILPVLYHVWRTRGLAGLFAGSVPRMTFISAGGFIFLGAYEKVRRTLLTQQDARGTRGETT from the exons ATGGAAAGACGAGAGTTCGTAGCGTCACTGATG GGTGGAGGGTGCGCGGGAATGTGTGTGGATCTGACCCTCTTCCCCCTGGACACCATTAAGACCAGACTGCAAAGTCAGCAGGGCTTCTACAAGGCCGGGGGCTTCAGGGGCATCTATGCTGGGGTCCCATCTGCTGCAGTCGGGGCCTTTCCAAATG CTGCTGCGTTCTTCGTCACCTACGAGAGTGTGAAGTCTCTGTGCGGTGCTAACGGAGGAGCGGCTCTGCATGTGGCACCTGCTGCTCACATGCTGGCGGCATCCATGGGAGAAATA GTGGCGTGTTTGATCCGCGTCCCCACAGAGGTGGTGAAGCAGAGAACGCAGGCGACGCCGGCGTCCTCCAGCTACTCCATGCTGCTGGCCACTCTCAAAGCTGAG GGCGTCCGGGGGCTCTACCGAGGCTATGGCAGCACAGTTCTCCGAGAG ATCCCGTTTTCTCTGGTGCAGTTTCCACTCTGGGAGTATTTTAAG AGTCTGTGGTCGCAGAGGGAAGGTCATACTCTCCACTCTTGGCAGTCGGCGGTGTGCGGAGCTTTTGCAG GTGCCATCGCTGCCTTCGTCACCACGCCTCTGGATGTGGCCAAGACCAGGATCATGCTGGccaag GCCGGCTCCTCGACAGCAAGCGGGAAAATCCTGCCGGTGCTCTACCACGTGTGGCGGACCCGGGGACTCGCGGG gctGTTTGCGGGCAGCGTTCCCAGAATGACCTTCATCAGCGCGGGAGGTTTTATTTTCCTGGGCGCCTACGAGAAGGTTCGCCGCacgctgctgactcagcaggacgcccGAGGAACCCGTGGAGAGACCACCTGA